A stretch of the Apteryx mantelli isolate bAptMan1 chromosome 3, bAptMan1.hap1, whole genome shotgun sequence genome encodes the following:
- the GINS1 gene encoding DNA replication complex GINS protein PSF1 has product MAGERAAGLVRELHRAAGGHLPPFRAEGLRQALEEMRALYERNQADVSEAKSGRTDLIFLIRFRHCCLLRNQRCVVAYLYDRLLRIRALRWEYGSILPNAIQFHMSAEEVEWFNRYKKSLATYMRSVGGEEGLDLTQDIKPPKSLYIEVRCLKDYGEFEIDDGTTVLLKKNSQHFLPRWKCEQLIRQGVLEHVLL; this is encoded by the exons ATGGCCggcgagcgggcggcggggctggtGCGGGAGCTGCACCGCGCCGCCGGCGGGCACCTGCCGCCCTTCCGG GCGGAGGGGCTGCGGCAGGCGCTGGAGGAGATGCGGGCGCTGTACGAGCGGAACCAGGCGGACGT gtcCGAAGCGAAGTCGGGGCGGACGGACCTCATCTTCCTCATCCGGTTTCgccactgctgcctgctccgAAACCAGCGCTGCGTCGTGGCCTACCT GTACGACCGGTTGCTGCGGATCCGAGCTCTCAGGTGGGAGTACGGCAGCATCCTGCCAAATGCCATCCAGTTTCACATGTCAGCCGAGGAA GTGGAGTGGTTCAATCGGTACAAAAAGTCTCTGGCCACCTACATGAGGTCagtaggaggagaggaggggctgGACCTTACACAGGACATAAAACCTCCTAAAAGCCTGTACATTGAA GTGCGGTGTTTAAAAGACTATGGCGAATTTGAGATCGATGATGGTACCACCGTCCTGTTGAAGAAGAATAGCCAG CACTTCTTACCCCGCTGGAAATGCGAGCAGCTAATCAGACAAGGAGTCCTGGAGCACGTCCTGTTGTGA